Proteins encoded in a region of the Streptococcus sanguinis genome:
- a CDS encoding diol dehydratase reactivase subunit alpha, with amino-acid sequence MKRIIGVDIGNSSTESALAEVQDDGSIHFLASAIADTTGIKGTKENVHGIYQSLRKLMEQTPLELRQVDLIRINEATPVIGDVAMETITETVITESTMIGHNPRTPGGLGLGIGLTVDILDLVHHPIDGKYIVVVPKVIDFDLVAQLINAYLAKGYQITAAILQADDGVLINNRISQKIPIVDEILFIDKVPLGMQAAVEVVEQGKVISQLSNPYGIATVFGLSAEETKSIVPIARALIGNRSAVVIKTPAGDVQARTIPAGSIQIIGKEHTLKVDISKGADEIMEKIVYAGEISNVVGEAGTNVGGMLEKVRQTMADLTEKEPSDIYIRDLLAVNTFAPISVRGGVAGEFSMEQAVGIASMVNSDKLQMSIIAQEVERELGITVEIGGAEAESAILGALTTPGTDRPLAILDLGAGSTDASIIDSRGQILAVHLAGAGDMVTMLINSELGLENHHLAEDIKRYPLAKVESLFHIRHEDGTVQFFDKPLSGELFARVVIVKENDEFVPIDDGDYSIEKIKLVRQSAKERVFVTNAVRALKRVSPTQNIRDIPFVVIVGGSALDFEIPQLVTEALSQHAIVAGRGNVRGLVGPRNAVATGLILTYVREKWGAGYGISLY; translated from the coding sequence GTGAAACGAATCATTGGAGTAGACATAGGAAATTCTTCGACCGAGTCTGCCTTAGCTGAAGTGCAAGATGATGGAAGCATTCACTTTCTTGCCTCAGCCATTGCGGATACAACAGGTATCAAGGGGACCAAGGAAAATGTCCACGGGATTTATCAATCTCTGAGAAAATTGATGGAGCAAACACCGCTTGAGTTGAGACAAGTTGATTTGATTCGGATCAATGAAGCGACGCCTGTTATCGGCGATGTTGCCATGGAAACCATCACAGAGACGGTCATTACTGAGTCTACCATGATTGGTCATAATCCCCGTACTCCAGGCGGTCTGGGTCTGGGGATTGGACTGACAGTGGATATTCTTGATTTGGTTCATCATCCGATTGATGGGAAATACATTGTAGTAGTGCCGAAGGTCATTGATTTTGACTTGGTTGCCCAGCTGATCAATGCCTATCTAGCCAAGGGCTATCAGATTACCGCTGCCATTCTGCAGGCGGATGATGGGGTCCTGATCAACAACCGCATTAGCCAAAAGATTCCAATCGTGGATGAGATTCTCTTTATTGACAAGGTTCCTTTGGGCATGCAAGCTGCTGTTGAAGTGGTAGAGCAGGGGAAGGTGATTTCCCAATTATCCAATCCCTATGGCATTGCGACGGTCTTCGGCTTGAGCGCAGAAGAGACGAAAAGCATCGTTCCCATTGCCCGTGCCCTCATTGGCAACCGCTCGGCTGTCGTAATTAAGACACCAGCAGGTGATGTTCAGGCTAGGACGATTCCAGCAGGCAGTATCCAAATTATCGGTAAGGAGCATACCTTAAAGGTGGATATTTCCAAGGGTGCCGATGAGATTATGGAGAAAATCGTCTATGCTGGTGAGATTAGCAATGTTGTCGGAGAAGCGGGAACCAATGTTGGAGGCATGCTGGAGAAGGTGCGCCAAACCATGGCTGACTTGACCGAGAAAGAGCCTTCCGACATTTATATCCGTGACTTACTGGCCGTCAATACTTTTGCTCCGATTTCTGTGCGCGGTGGTGTGGCTGGAGAATTTTCTATGGAGCAGGCTGTCGGCATTGCCTCTATGGTAAATTCTGACAAGCTGCAAATGTCCATCATTGCCCAAGAAGTCGAACGAGAGCTGGGTATTACCGTAGAAATCGGTGGAGCAGAAGCTGAATCAGCTATCCTCGGGGCTCTGACTACACCAGGGACGGATCGCCCCTTAGCTATTTTGGACTTGGGAGCAGGCTCGACAGATGCTTCCATTATTGATAGCAGGGGTCAAATCTTAGCTGTCCATCTAGCCGGTGCCGGTGATATGGTAACCATGCTGATCAATTCGGAGTTAGGACTGGAAAATCATCATCTGGCAGAGGACATCAAACGATATCCTCTGGCTAAGGTAGAAAGTCTTTTCCATATCCGGCATGAAGACGGCACTGTTCAATTTTTTGATAAGCCGCTGTCTGGAGAGTTATTTGCCAGAGTTGTCATCGTTAAGGAAAATGATGAATTTGTTCCTATTGATGACGGAGACTATTCTATCGAGAAAATCAAACTTGTTCGGCAGTCTGCCAAGGAAAGAGTCTTTGTTACCAATGCAGTTCGGGCTCTCAAGCGTGTCAGTCCTACTCAGAATATTCGAGACATTCCTTTCGTTGTCATCGTAGGCGGCTCAGCTTTGGACTTTGAAATACCTCAGCTAGTGACCGAAGCTCTCTCTCAGCATGCCATTGTGGCTGGTCGAGGCAATGTGCGTGGCTTGGTGGGACCTCGAAATGCAGTAGCAACCGGACTGATTTTGACCTATGTCAGAGAGAAATGGGGGGCCGGCTATGGAATTAGCTTATACTAG
- a CDS encoding diol dehydratase small subunit, which produces MSESVETLVKQILAELSDSGSASQGAASRPVSSDEATAADYPISKKHPDWIKVGQDKKFEDITLENILSGYVKAEDLRIKPEILIKQGEIAKNAGREAIQYNFSRAAELTKVPDARVLEIYNALRPYRSSKQELLDIANELENQYGAVICAGFVREAAENYERRKKLKGDN; this is translated from the coding sequence ATGAGTGAATCAGTAGAAACATTAGTAAAACAAATATTAGCCGAGCTAAGCGATAGCGGCTCAGCTAGTCAAGGAGCAGCCAGTCGTCCGGTCAGTTCTGATGAAGCGACAGCGGCTGATTATCCTATTTCTAAAAAACACCCAGACTGGATAAAGGTTGGTCAGGATAAGAAATTCGAAGATATTACTCTGGAAAATATCTTGTCTGGCTATGTAAAAGCAGAGGATTTGCGGATTAAGCCGGAGATTTTGATCAAGCAAGGTGAAATTGCTAAGAATGCCGGCCGCGAAGCAATCCAGTATAACTTTTCTCGGGCTGCGGAACTGACCAAGGTTCCGGATGCGCGTGTGCTGGAAATCTACAATGCCCTGCGCCCTTACCGGTCTTCCAAACAGGAATTATTGGACATTGCCAATGAATTGGAAAACCAATATGGAGCTGTTATCTGTGCGGGCTTTGTCAGAGAAGCCGCTGAAAATTATGAGCGCCGCAAGAAGTTGAAAGGCGACAACTAA
- a CDS encoding propanediol/glycerol family dehydratase medium subunit — protein sequence MTEINETLLRSIIAEVMKEMSANTNETAAETSEKPVTKPVSNEKAVIRTVGVAKPSQSTDEVVIAVGPAFGEQQVKTMVDIPHTEVLRQLVAGIEEEGLKARIVKVYRSSDVAFVAVEGDHLSGSGISIGVQSKGTTVIHQRDLPPLSNLELFPQAPLLTPETYRLIGKNAAKYAKGETPNPVPTLNDQMARPKYQAYSALLHIKETKLVKRGKPADECQVI from the coding sequence ATGACAGAGATAAATGAAACTTTACTGCGCTCCATTATTGCAGAAGTGATGAAAGAGATGAGCGCCAATACCAACGAAACAGCTGCTGAAACAAGCGAAAAACCTGTCACAAAGCCTGTGTCCAATGAAAAAGCTGTCATCCGTACAGTTGGTGTGGCTAAGCCTAGCCAGTCAACGGATGAAGTCGTTATTGCAGTTGGGCCTGCCTTTGGGGAACAGCAGGTGAAGACGATGGTGGACATTCCTCATACGGAAGTACTGCGTCAGCTGGTGGCTGGTATCGAAGAAGAAGGGCTCAAGGCTCGCATTGTCAAGGTCTATCGTTCTTCTGACGTTGCCTTTGTAGCAGTAGAAGGAGACCACTTGTCTGGTTCTGGCATTTCTATCGGTGTTCAGTCTAAGGGAACAACGGTTATTCACCAACGTGATTTGCCACCGCTCAGTAATCTGGAACTCTTCCCGCAGGCACCTTTGTTAACTCCTGAAACCTATCGTTTGATTGGTAAAAATGCTGCTAAGTATGCCAAGGGTGAAACACCAAATCCAGTGCCAACCCTTAACGACCAAATGGCTCGTCCTAAGTATCAGGCTTACTCAGCCTTGCTGCATATCAAGGAAACGAAACTGGTTAAAAGAGGAAAACCAGCTGATGAATGTCAGGTGATTTAA